A section of the Neorhodopirellula lusitana genome encodes:
- the otnK gene encoding 3-oxo-tetronate kinase: MNVERIGCIADDYTGATDLSSMLVRAGLRVVQCFGIPEDYDAIQFADADAIVVSLKSRSIAAKDAVEESLAALRFLQSAGVNRFFFKYCSTFDSTAAGNIGPVADAIADALDVDTLFFCPSFPENGRTVYCGHLFVNGMPLHESGMRNHPLNPMTDSNLVRILKTQSQRDVAWLASGQAPSTPSPTHYIVDAINDNDLRKAAELAKSHVFLTGGSAIARYWVEAMGLGNAGLQASRDDTKAVDADQTSTSPGRLSVILAGSCSDATRAQVAEFERSHPVLHLNVDGSQTVEQMTSEAIQWCAQHWSNNADTHTRQPVLICSSASPASVAAARQQLGEREAAEFTEAVFAAIAHELPQHGVTRIVVAGGETSGAVINALNITAVRIGNEIAPGVPWVTTASSHTSSTPLSLALKSGNFGGPRFFFDALETQS, from the coding sequence ATGAACGTTGAGCGAATCGGCTGTATCGCGGACGACTACACAGGCGCGACCGACCTATCATCGATGCTGGTGCGTGCAGGTTTGCGAGTCGTGCAGTGCTTTGGCATTCCCGAAGATTACGATGCGATCCAGTTCGCTGATGCGGACGCGATTGTGGTATCGCTGAAGTCTCGTTCGATTGCGGCGAAGGATGCGGTCGAGGAATCACTGGCTGCCTTGCGATTTTTGCAATCCGCGGGCGTCAACCGATTCTTCTTCAAGTATTGCTCGACTTTCGACTCGACTGCTGCGGGAAACATTGGCCCAGTTGCTGACGCGATTGCCGATGCGTTGGATGTGGACACGTTGTTCTTTTGCCCATCGTTTCCTGAAAATGGACGCACGGTGTACTGCGGCCATCTGTTTGTAAACGGCATGCCGCTGCATGAATCGGGGATGCGGAACCATCCGCTGAATCCGATGACAGACAGCAATCTGGTACGCATACTGAAGACTCAATCGCAACGTGATGTGGCGTGGCTGGCATCGGGGCAGGCACCTTCCACACCGTCACCGACTCACTACATCGTTGATGCGATCAATGACAATGACCTGCGAAAAGCGGCGGAGTTAGCGAAGTCGCATGTTTTCTTAACCGGTGGATCCGCGATTGCGAGGTACTGGGTGGAGGCAATGGGACTAGGAAATGCCGGCCTCCAGGCCTCGCGAGATGACACTAAGGCAGTGGACGCGGATCAAACATCAACTTCTCCGGGTCGCTTGAGCGTAATTTTGGCGGGAAGCTGTTCCGATGCGACCCGTGCTCAGGTAGCCGAGTTTGAACGATCCCATCCGGTGTTGCACCTGAATGTGGACGGATCTCAAACGGTCGAACAAATGACGTCCGAAGCGATTCAGTGGTGCGCACAACATTGGTCGAACAACGCTGACACCCATACCAGACAACCGGTCCTGATTTGTTCCAGTGCTAGCCCGGCATCAGTCGCGGCAGCACGTCAGCAATTGGGCGAGCGTGAAGCGGCTGAGTTCACCGAAGCGGTCTTTGCGGCCATCGCCCATGAGTTGCCCCAACACGGGGTGACGCGGATCGTCGTCGCCGGTGGCGAGACTTCCGGCGCGGTGATCAACGCACTGAATATCACAGCGGTGCGAATTGGCAATGAGATTGCCCCCGGCGTTCCCTGGGTGACCACGGCTTCAAGCCACACTTCATCAACACCTCTGTCATTGGCACTAAAGTCGGGCAACTTTGGTGGTCCACGATTTTTCTTTGACGCACTGGAGACACAGTCATGA
- a CDS encoding cyclase family protein, with amino-acid sequence MSSVKPVQRGLRPTRRGLLVGAGYFSDFHFDAWERIEGMQIVAICDLDLAKAKQAADKYGIEHVYTNLAEALSRTDLDFVDIATGPTGRLELLEQVIGRGLPVICQKPLANDEQCAAKILEMAQSSGQPFMVHDNFRFQPWYREIKQLIDQGVIGGHVHTITMRTRMGDGWGDDAYLDRQPYFQTMPRLLIQETGVHFIDIFRYLGGEVTECSATLRRLNPVIAGEDAGVMTLRFENGLTATWDANRYNEPSCDNPRYTFGEMWIEGDGGSLSLDSDGMIHVHPLGKPEFKHPYTPSKLGFAGDCVYACQVHFRDVLDGKAECETSPAEYGKTLRAVEAVYESARQDRPVRLQKAKASPASNGRRVIDLSLPVTPEMAGVEITTAKTIEKEGWNATTLRLYSHAGTHMDAPKHFVPGGASLDAQDLSVCCGPARIVSLPDTAPRHLISIDDVTSSVGEVYPGDRLLFQTDWHRQFGTPAYRNELPRISIELAQWLVQQQVALIGVEPPSVADVNQIDELTEVHQTLFRGGVVIVEGLANLDQIHCEEVEFIALPLKIVGGDGCPVRAIAIVDEGVSHER; translated from the coding sequence ATGAGTAGTGTGAAACCAGTACAACGCGGCTTACGGCCAACGCGGCGCGGGTTACTTGTCGGGGCTGGCTATTTCAGCGACTTCCATTTTGATGCGTGGGAACGCATCGAAGGCATGCAGATTGTTGCAATCTGTGATTTGGATCTGGCCAAGGCGAAACAGGCTGCAGACAAGTACGGCATTGAGCATGTCTATACCAATCTAGCCGAGGCCTTGTCACGAACCGACCTGGACTTCGTTGACATTGCGACTGGGCCCACGGGACGATTGGAACTGCTCGAACAGGTAATCGGCCGCGGCTTGCCGGTCATTTGCCAGAAGCCCCTCGCGAACGACGAACAATGTGCAGCCAAGATTTTGGAGATGGCGCAGTCGAGCGGGCAACCATTCATGGTCCACGACAACTTTCGCTTTCAACCGTGGTACCGCGAGATCAAGCAATTGATCGACCAAGGCGTGATCGGCGGGCACGTGCATACGATAACGATGCGCACCCGGATGGGAGATGGCTGGGGCGATGACGCCTATTTGGATCGCCAGCCATATTTCCAGACGATGCCACGATTGTTGATTCAAGAAACTGGCGTGCATTTCATTGACATTTTTCGTTATTTGGGCGGTGAGGTGACGGAGTGCTCGGCAACATTGCGACGTCTCAATCCCGTGATCGCTGGTGAAGACGCCGGCGTGATGACACTCCGTTTCGAGAACGGGCTCACCGCAACATGGGACGCGAACCGCTACAACGAACCATCGTGCGACAATCCGCGGTACACCTTTGGCGAGATGTGGATCGAAGGCGACGGTGGTAGCTTGTCACTGGATAGCGATGGAATGATCCATGTTCATCCATTGGGGAAGCCGGAATTCAAACATCCTTACACTCCATCCAAGCTGGGATTTGCTGGCGATTGCGTCTATGCCTGCCAAGTCCATTTTCGCGATGTTCTGGACGGAAAAGCTGAATGCGAAACTTCGCCAGCGGAGTACGGCAAGACACTGCGGGCGGTCGAGGCGGTCTATGAATCGGCTCGCCAAGATCGGCCAGTTCGTTTGCAGAAGGCGAAGGCCTCCCCCGCGAGCAATGGCCGACGAGTGATCGACTTGAGTTTGCCGGTCACGCCCGAAATGGCGGGTGTTGAAATTACCACCGCCAAGACGATCGAGAAGGAAGGCTGGAACGCGACGACGTTGAGATTGTACTCACACGCCGGAACCCACATGGATGCCCCCAAGCACTTCGTGCCCGGTGGAGCTTCACTGGACGCCCAAGATTTATCCGTTTGTTGTGGCCCGGCGAGAATCGTGTCGCTTCCCGATACCGCACCACGCCACCTGATCTCCATTGATGATGTGACGTCATCGGTTGGCGAAGTCTATCCGGGCGATCGATTGCTTTTTCAGACAGATTGGCATCGGCAGTTTGGGACGCCCGCGTATCGCAATGAATTACCACGCATTTCAATTGAACTGGCCCAGTGGTTGGTGCAGCAACAAGTCGCCTTGATTGGAGTGGAACCTCCATCAGTCGCTGACGTGAACCAAATCGACGAGCTAACGGAGGTGCATCAAACGCTGTTTCGAGGCGGCGTGGTGATCGTCGAAGGTTTAGCCAACCTGGATCAAATTCACTGCGAGGAGGTGGAATTCATTGCCCTGCCACTCAAAATCGTGGGGGGTGATGGATGCCCAGTGCGGGCCATCGCGATCGTTGACGAGGGGGTCAGTCATGAACGTTGA
- a CDS encoding MFS transporter gives MRIPMRSFLVAGTFLLSVLLYVDRVCISAAKSDVTAELSLSDQQMGWVFAAFSLGYALFQTPSGLLADRLGPRRVLASIVAVWSLFTGLTAAAGSFASMLAVRFLFGAGEAGAFPGMARAMYSWIPMQERGLVQGINFSGSRIGAAVTLPLIAGLIAQIGWRPTFVILMGVGCVWSIVWLVFFRDDPKDAKWLSESEREYILANRQSDSKTDAIDGAAKASLTSTMWRSGSVWALCVQYFASNFIFFFGLTWFFPQLMTRYGLTGMQASLFAALPMVCGAIGNWTAGWWVDRLYARGKWRLSRRLPAAVGFTLAAIGIVGSAYATTPLSSSLWFSLCIFGADMTLSPSWSTCVDIGKSNAGVVSGTMNMAGNIGSFVTSLAFPYLLSWTGSPVPFFYVAAMLNITAIVLWFRIDPATPLLENAA, from the coding sequence ATGCGAATCCCCATGCGATCATTCTTGGTCGCCGGCACATTTCTGCTCTCGGTGCTACTGTACGTTGATCGCGTCTGCATCTCGGCAGCGAAGAGCGACGTCACGGCGGAGCTTTCACTAAGCGACCAACAAATGGGCTGGGTGTTTGCCGCGTTCTCGCTGGGTTACGCGTTGTTTCAAACTCCCAGCGGATTGTTGGCGGACCGTTTGGGGCCGCGGCGAGTGTTGGCATCCATTGTTGCAGTGTGGTCTTTGTTCACTGGTTTGACAGCGGCGGCGGGGTCGTTCGCTAGCATGTTGGCGGTGCGTTTCTTATTCGGTGCGGGCGAGGCGGGCGCCTTCCCGGGGATGGCACGGGCGATGTACTCGTGGATTCCAATGCAGGAACGCGGACTCGTCCAGGGAATCAATTTTTCAGGATCGCGGATTGGTGCCGCGGTGACGCTACCGTTGATTGCAGGCTTAATAGCCCAAATTGGCTGGCGTCCTACCTTCGTCATCTTGATGGGCGTTGGTTGCGTGTGGTCAATCGTGTGGCTGGTGTTCTTTCGCGATGATCCCAAAGACGCGAAGTGGCTCAGTGAATCGGAGCGTGAATACATTCTTGCTAACCGCCAAAGCGATTCAAAAACGGACGCGATTGATGGTGCAGCCAAAGCTTCCTTGACCTCCACGATGTGGCGTTCGGGCAGCGTATGGGCATTGTGCGTCCAGTACTTTGCGTCGAACTTCATCTTCTTCTTTGGACTGACCTGGTTCTTTCCACAACTGATGACGCGTTACGGCTTGACTGGCATGCAAGCGAGTCTGTTCGCGGCTTTGCCGATGGTATGCGGAGCGATCGGAAACTGGACGGCCGGGTGGTGGGTGGATCGTCTGTATGCTCGCGGCAAGTGGCGGCTATCGCGTCGACTGCCCGCAGCGGTCGGTTTTACGTTGGCAGCGATTGGGATTGTCGGCAGTGCCTACGCGACCACGCCGCTTTCGTCGTCGCTGTGGTTTAGCCTGTGCATCTTTGGCGCCGACATGACATTATCTCCTTCGTGGAGCACGTGTGTGGACATTGGCAAATCCAACGCAGGCGTCGTGTCGGGCACAATGAACATGGCGGGCAACATCGGCTCGTTTGTGACGTCGCTGGCATTCCCCTATCTCCTTAGCTGGACGGGATCACCAGTCCCGTTTTTCTATGTTGCCGCGATGCTCAATATCACAGCGATCGTGCTGTGGTTCCGCATTGATCCAGCCACACCCTTGCTGGAGAACGCAGCATGA
- a CDS encoding LysR family transcriptional regulator: MTLANLAQADSLTMQQINTFCHVYERGGYAGAAEVLGLAGPTIWEQVKTLEKIYKTKLFVRSGRNIVPTNSGQALYEMLRPLLANVESTFERLAEHHDQSITQFTLVTGMRMMMEELGQPLRQFQKAFPGTRMHLMTADNVTAQQLVLEGRADLAFLIEPPREMVADGIDYEMLYPLEYLAALPPRHRLIRRAHVTLDDLVNEPLVVGSAHTIGRKQLEQARFRLGMKSPLNIVAETDNSAVTIACVRAGLGVGIIASQPDGFLTANVKTRSITNEVGQVNVVAAYRKGRQLTNALQTLVEMIQAR; the protein is encoded by the coding sequence ATGACTCTCGCCAACCTTGCCCAAGCCGATTCGCTGACGATGCAGCAAATCAACACGTTTTGTCATGTCTACGAGCGGGGCGGCTATGCCGGCGCGGCGGAGGTCCTGGGGCTGGCCGGGCCAACAATCTGGGAGCAGGTCAAAACGCTCGAAAAGATCTACAAGACCAAGCTTTTTGTGCGGTCCGGTCGTAATATCGTCCCCACGAATAGTGGCCAGGCGCTCTATGAAATGTTGCGGCCGTTGTTGGCCAACGTGGAGTCGACCTTTGAGCGTTTGGCTGAGCATCACGATCAGTCCATCACGCAGTTCACCCTGGTGACGGGCATGCGCATGATGATGGAGGAACTTGGCCAGCCACTGCGTCAATTTCAAAAGGCGTTCCCTGGTACTCGCATGCACTTGATGACCGCGGATAACGTGACCGCTCAACAATTGGTACTGGAGGGACGCGCGGATCTTGCCTTCTTGATCGAACCGCCTCGGGAGATGGTGGCCGACGGTATCGACTATGAGATGCTGTATCCGCTGGAGTACCTCGCTGCGCTGCCGCCTCGCCACCGCTTGATTCGTCGGGCCCATGTCACACTAGACGATCTCGTCAATGAGCCGTTGGTGGTTGGCAGCGCTCACACGATCGGGCGGAAGCAACTAGAGCAAGCTCGCTTCCGACTGGGGATGAAATCTCCGCTGAACATTGTCGCTGAAACCGACAACAGTGCGGTCACGATCGCTTGTGTTCGAGCCGGGTTAGGCGTGGGAATTATCGCTAGCCAACCCGACGGGTTCTTAACCGCAAATGTGAAAACGCGATCGATCACCAATGAAGTTGGCCAGGTCAACGTCGTGGCGGCTTATCGGAAAGGTCGTCAACTGACCAATGCCTTGCAAACGCTTGTCGAGATGATCCAAGCAAGGTGA